One Natator depressus isolate rNatDep1 chromosome 13, rNatDep2.hap1, whole genome shotgun sequence genomic region harbors:
- the LOC141997493 gene encoding ribonuclease-like produces the protein MALKEPRPALLLLLLLVLLPAWLALGRRETRHEKFHRQHVDFPKTSAPDARRYCNLLMPRRNLTADACKPTNTFIHAGPAEVDGVCSSGGTPSTENYYDSNAPFELTTCRRAGGAQRPPCNYRGRTSTQRIRVACVGGLPVHYKTQL, from the coding sequence ATGGCTCTGAAGGAACCCCGCCCAGcactactgctgctgctactgctggttTTGCTGCCCGCCTGGCTGGCTCTGGGCCGGAGGGAGACGCGCCACGAGAAATTCCACCGGCAGCACGTGGACTTCCCGAAGACCAGCGCCCCGGACGCCCGGCGCTACTGCAACCTCCTGATGCCGCGGAGGAACCTGACGGCTGATGCCTGCAAACCCACCAACACCTTCATCCACGCGGGGCCTGCCGAGGTGGACGGTGTCTGTAGCTCAGGGGGCACCCCCAGCACCGAGAATTACTATGACAGCAACGCGCCCTTTGAGCTCACCACCTGCCGGCGGGCAGGGGGCGCTCAGAGACCCCCGTGCAACTACCGCGGGAGAACCAGCACCCAGCGGATCCGGGTGGCATGCGTGGGAGGGCTGCCCGTGCACTATAAAACACAGCTCTAG
- the LOC141997598 gene encoding ribonuclease pancreatic-like, with translation MALKGPRPLLFLTLVLLAASLAQLSEGASYQQFVTRHFDSPKTRAANDRLYCNRMMQSRGLTRVFCKRRNTFIHAPAGQLQAICARGGTHVRLNLYDSLESFNVTTCRALPRSRPGHCRYRAAIGNTKIRVACAKGLPVHLQPTYLP, from the coding sequence ATGGCCCTGAAGGGACCCCGCCCCTTGCTCTTCCTGACCCTGGTCCTGCTGGCCGCCAGCCTGGCCCAGCTCAGCGAAGGTGCCAGCTACCAGCAGTTCGTGACCCGACACTTCGACAGCCCCAAGACCAGGGCTGCCAACGACCGGCTCTACTGCAATCGCATGATGCAGAGCCGGGGCCTGACCCGCGTCTTCTGCAAGCGCCGCAACACCTTCATCCACGCCCCCGCTGGCCAGCTCCAGGCCATCTGTGCCCGTGGAGGGACACACGTTAGACTCAACCTCTACGACAGCCTGGAGTCCTTCAACGTCACcacgtgccgggcgctgccccgCTCCCGTCCGGGGCACTGTAGATACAGGGCTGCAATTGGCAACACCAAGATCCGCGTGGCCTGTGCCAAGGGGCTGCCTGTGCACTTACAGCCAACATACCTGCCATGA
- the LOC141997494 gene encoding ribonuclease-like produces MAQRGPHPTLLLVLLATCLALARGETRYEKFLRQHVDYPRPAAPDARTYCNQMMQRRGMTSPVCKFTNTFVHASAASITTICGPGGAPAGGNLRDSTASFALTTCRLQGGSQRPPCNYNGGTSTQRIRIACDGGLPVHYDRAI; encoded by the coding sequence ATGGCCCAGAGGGGACCCCACCCAACACTGCTGCTGGTCTTGCTGGCCACGTgcctggctctggccaggggggaGACGCGCTACGAGAAGTTCTTGAGGCAGCACGTCGATTACCCAAGGCCTGCCGCCCCGGACGCCAGGACCTACTGCAACCAGATGATGCAGCGCAGGGGCATGACCTCGCCAGTCTGCAAGTTCACCAACACCTTCGTCCACGCCAGCGCCGCCAGCATCACCACCATCTGCGGCCCTGGGGGGGCCCCGGCGGGAGGGAACCTGCGAGACAGCACAGCCTCCTTCGCCCTCACCACCTGCCGGCTGCAGGGGGGATCACAGAGACCGCCCTGCAACTACAACGGGGGCACCAGCACCCAACGCATCCGCATCGCCTGTGATGGGGGGCTCCCTGTGCACTACGACAGAGCGATATAG
- the LOC141997495 gene encoding ribonuclease-like, translated as MAQRGPHPTLLLVLLATCLALARGETRYEKFLRQHVDYPRPAAPDARTYCNQMMQRRGMTSPVCKFTNTFVHASAASITTICGPGGAPAGGNLRDSTASFALITCRLQGGSQRPPCNYNGGTSTQRIRIACDGGLPVHYDRAI; from the coding sequence ATGGCCCAGAGGGGACCCCACCCAACACTGCTGCTGGTCTTGCTGGCCACGTgcctggctctggccaggggggaGACGCGCTACGAGAAGTTCTTGAGGCAGCACGTCGATTACCCAAGGCCTGCCGCCCCGGACGCCAGGACCTACTGCAACCAGATGATGCAGCGCAGGGGCATGACCTCGCCAGTCTGCAAGTTCACCAACACCTTCGTCCACGCCAGCGCCGCCAGCATCACCACCATCTGCGGCCCTGGGGGGGCCCCGGCGGGTGGGAACCTGCGAGACAGCACAGCCTCCTTCGCCCTCATCACCTGCCGGCTGCAGGGGGGATCACAGAGACCGCCCTGCAACTACAACGGGGGCACCAGCACCCAACGCATCCGCATCGCCTGTGATGGGGGGCTCCCTGTGCACTACGACAGAGCGATATAG